The Streptococcus pantholopis genome has a segment encoding these proteins:
- the lepB gene encoding signal peptidase I produces MRKFIKEWGPFTLLITAIVLLRLFIFIPVQVDGHSMDPTLAEGDRLIMVKTAKIQRFDIVVADETEDGQTKQVVKRVIGMPGDTIAYNNDVLTVNGEEVDEAYLDAYKEKFTQDKLQSTYSYSPLFQELAAQATAFTTDADGQANFTVQVPEGQYYLLGDDRIVSKDSREVGTFAESAIAGEVKFRFWPLSSIGFIS; encoded by the coding sequence ATGAGAAAATTTATCAAAGAATGGGGCCCCTTCACCCTTTTGATTACGGCTATTGTTTTACTGCGTTTATTTATCTTTATTCCGGTTCAAGTTGATGGTCATTCCATGGATCCTACTCTGGCTGAGGGTGACCGTTTGATCATGGTCAAAACTGCTAAGATTCAGCGTTTTGATATCGTAGTCGCCGACGAAACGGAAGATGGCCAAACCAAGCAGGTTGTTAAACGCGTCATCGGAATGCCTGGGGACACGATTGCCTATAATAATGATGTCCTTACTGTTAATGGCGAGGAAGTAGATGAAGCTTACCTAGATGCCTATAAGGAAAAATTTACTCAGGATAAACTTCAAAGCACCTACTCTTACAGCCCTCTCTTTCAGGAATTAGCCGCTCAGGCAACAGCATTTACAACGGATGCTGACGGCCAAGCCAATTTTACTGTCCAAGTCCCTGAAGGGCAGTATTATCTGCTGGGAGATGACCGCATTGTGTCTAAAGACAGCCGTGAAGTTGGCACTTTTGCTGAAAGCGCTATAGCCGGTGAAGTTAAGTTTCGTTTCTGGCCGTTATCAAGTATCGGCTTCATTAGTTAA
- the rnhC gene encoding ribonuclease HIII, with translation MKTFVAKPDKKALADLQKRLVNQQIPHHNPYVVFAAKLEQVTILIYTSGKVVLQGSQVESVAQKLGLKASSPSKQPEIRNEKVSLIGSDEVGNGSYFGGLAVVASFVAPEKHDVLKKLGVADSKQLTDSKILQIAPILEREIPYQALFLSPQKYNEVVGKNKQHNAVSVKVALHNQAIFLLLQKGLQPDKIIIDAFTSSRNYQKYLQKESNRFSQAVCLEEKAEAKYLAVAVSSIIARKLFLENLTKLGQEIGYRLPSGAGSQSDMTASKILAAYGMSGLARTAKLHFANTQKAQLLLKK, from the coding sequence ATGAAAACTTTTGTTGCAAAGCCGGATAAAAAAGCTCTGGCAGATTTGCAGAAGCGTCTGGTTAATCAGCAGATTCCACATCACAATCCCTATGTCGTTTTCGCTGCCAAACTTGAACAAGTGACGATTCTCATCTATACGTCCGGTAAGGTTGTCCTGCAGGGCAGCCAGGTTGAAAGTGTTGCTCAAAAACTAGGACTGAAAGCCTCTAGCCCCTCTAAGCAGCCGGAGATCCGGAACGAAAAAGTGTCATTAATTGGTTCTGATGAGGTCGGAAACGGCTCTTATTTTGGCGGTCTTGCTGTTGTAGCCAGTTTTGTTGCCCCTGAGAAACATGATGTGCTGAAAAAATTAGGTGTTGCTGATTCCAAACAATTAACAGATTCTAAAATCTTACAAATTGCTCCAATTCTGGAAAGAGAAATCCCTTATCAAGCACTCTTTCTGTCACCGCAGAAATATAATGAGGTTGTCGGTAAAAATAAACAGCACAACGCCGTTTCTGTCAAAGTAGCCCTGCATAATCAAGCCATTTTTTTGCTGCTGCAAAAAGGGCTGCAGCCTGACAAAATTATTATTGATGCCTTTACCAGTTCCAGAAATTATCAAAAATATCTGCAAAAAGAAAGCAACCGCTTCAGCCAAGCTGTCTGTCTGGAAGAAAAGGCTGAGGCCAAGTATCTGGCTGTAGCAGTCAGTTCCATCATTGCCCGCAAGCTCTTTTTAGAAAATCTAACAAAACTGGGGCAGGAAATCGGCTACCGTTTACCCAGCGGAGCCGGTTCCCAATCGGATATGACAGCGAGCAAAATTTTAGCCGCTTACGGCATGTCCGGCCTGGCCCGTACGGCAAAACTTCATTTTGCCAATACTCAAAAAGCACAATTACTGTTAAAAAAATAA
- the srtB gene encoding class B sortase, LPKTxAVK-specific: MKRNNRIAILLIFLLILVSAAAAVSFFGNKSSQTPTPPAAQTSVSSAQNRYTVSQEEKDYLKERFADLWSVNPETVAYIYAPGTMLDEPVVQTGDNETYLNKTFDGGYEPFMGTVFMDKDNSKNFDNSLTWLFGHARGSMTSDHRMFNDVNFYDSQSYFNDHPYLVVETPSRKYYYEAAFMIIVPETTALYQTSFDSLTDFKKQLTQVAQEAHTKNINLLIDENDNYLVLSTCREEDETIRSNLYWRQIPDDELTDFLAKEGQNLTYQNTR; encoded by the coding sequence ATGAAAAGAAATAATAGGATAGCCATTTTGCTGATATTCCTGCTGATTCTAGTCTCAGCAGCTGCAGCAGTATCCTTTTTTGGAAATAAAAGCAGTCAAACACCAACTCCTCCGGCTGCACAAACTTCGGTTTCTTCTGCCCAAAACCGCTATACTGTTAGTCAGGAAGAAAAAGACTATCTCAAAGAGCGTTTTGCTGATCTTTGGAGCGTTAATCCTGAAACGGTTGCCTATATTTATGCTCCCGGTACAATGCTGGATGAACCGGTTGTTCAAACTGGAGACAACGAAACCTATCTGAACAAAACTTTTGACGGCGGGTATGAGCCTTTTATGGGAACCGTTTTTATGGATAAGGACAATTCCAAAAATTTTGATAACAGCCTTACTTGGCTTTTTGGGCATGCTAGGGGCTCTATGACATCCGATCACCGCATGTTCAATGACGTGAATTTTTATGATAGTCAGTCTTACTTCAATGACCATCCTTATTTAGTGGTAGAAACTCCCAGCAGGAAATATTATTATGAAGCAGCCTTTATGATAATTGTCCCAGAGACGACCGCTCTGTATCAAACTTCCTTTGACAGCCTGACTGATTTTAAGAAGCAGCTTACTCAAGTTGCTCAGGAAGCCCACACGAAAAACATCAATCTATTAATTGATGAAAATGACAACTATCTTGTTTTATCGACCTGCCGCGAAGAAGATGAAACCATTCGCAGCAACCTCTATTGGCGCCAAATTCCTGATGATGAATTGACTGATTTTTTGGCAAAAGAAGGTCAAAATCTGACTTACCAAAACACACGTTAA
- the zapA gene encoding cell division protein ZapA, translating into MTSKNRYKFSFGDKPLTLTTDKDNLFMEEVERVAKEKYEAIKEKLPQADNETIAILMAINSLSTQLSREIEFEKTEKELTELRTKTIVGIQKRAGQSQGGGEER; encoded by the coding sequence ATGACAAGTAAAAATCGCTACAAATTCAGCTTTGGGGACAAGCCTCTGACGCTGACGACTGATAAAGACAACCTTTTTATGGAAGAGGTAGAGCGTGTCGCTAAGGAAAAATATGAGGCCATCAAAGAAAAACTCCCGCAGGCTGATAATGAGACGATAGCCATTTTAATGGCCATTAATTCGTTGTCGACCCAGCTCAGCCGCGAAATTGAGTTTGAAAAAACGGAAAAAGAATTAACTGAGCTGCGGACCAAAACGATTGTCGGCATTCAAAAAAGGGCCGGACAGTCTCAAGGCGGCGGAGAAGAACGATGA
- a CDS encoding CvpA family protein, whose translation MITFLLLLILVWHFYIGYTRGLLLQGFYFAGSIAALVIAGQFYKELAQVITLWIPYSNPSEGAEVAFFTDVDLFDLSYVYYAGIAFLLIFMGVYLLVRLLGIFLHLAPLDYFDNRRANCISGTLSVLVTLLFFSQILSILATVPLDFVQNALSGSFLVRLLVSHFPALSALIENLWTVNIPK comes from the coding sequence ATGATTACCTTTCTGCTTTTGCTTATTTTAGTCTGGCATTTCTATATTGGTTATACACGCGGCCTTCTTTTACAAGGTTTCTATTTTGCTGGCAGTATTGCCGCCTTGGTTATTGCTGGGCAATTTTATAAAGAATTGGCTCAGGTCATTACGCTTTGGATTCCTTATTCCAATCCCAGCGAAGGGGCTGAGGTCGCTTTCTTTACAGATGTTGATCTTTTTGATTTAAGCTATGTCTACTATGCTGGAATTGCTTTTTTGCTGATTTTTATGGGGGTTTACCTGCTTGTTCGTTTGCTGGGTATTTTTCTCCATTTAGCACCGCTTGATTATTTCGATAATAGGCGTGCAAATTGTATCAGCGGTACGCTGTCAGTTCTTGTTACTCTCCTGTTTTTTAGCCAGATTTTATCTATTTTAGCGACAGTCCCTTTAGATTTTGTACAAAATGCCCTGTCAGGAAGTTTTTTGGTGCGCTTGCTGGTCAGTCATTTTCCGGCTCTTTCAGCCCTGATAGAAAATCTTTGGACGGTTAATATTCCTAAGTAA
- a CDS encoding endonuclease MutS2, producing MNNKILEQMEFVKVKNLFAVYLQTEQGEQELAALTPMTEEKKIKRAFAEILDMEAVFTEAHSFGVGQIQDISVSIQRLQADADLDLTELLGIKHVLLTAADLKRFYADLENVSLTELQRLFEDLTVFPQLQGSLQAVNDAGFIEDFASPDLTKIRRQLRQREAELRQLLQDLLKKQAEFLSEKLIASRNGRSVLPVKNTHRHRIPGVVHDISASGATVYIEPRGAVNLHEEISRLQADERYEIQRILHDLSQLLRPHTASLLQNAWIIGHIDLVRSKYFFLRDYKGTVPSVSKDKTIHLLAARHPLLTDPVPNDLQFADDLKAILITGPNTGGKTIMLKTLGLAQLMAQAGLPILAAAGSKIAVFRQVFADIGDEQSIEQSLSTFSSHMTQIVAVLNKADQDSLVLFDELGAGTDPKEGAGLAMGVLEYLRSLNIKTMVTTHYPELKAYGIMTDFVANASMEFDQDSLRPTYRFLQGVPGRSNAFEIARRLGLSDTIIKKAEELTEMDSDANSIIEELEKQTLESRRRLEHIAEIEEENKKFNRAVKKLYNEFSHARDQELLKASKQAQEIVDRALSESDEILKNLREQSALKPHEIIAAKGRLKELAPAEELSKNKVLKKVKHSKAPHAGDDIVITAYGQRGTLTKQLKDGKWEAQVGLIKMTVGEDEFTLAKNQTGKQSSKKKELKVVKKTNRSSSPHARLDLRGKRYEEAMQELDAFIDQALLNNMTQVDIIHGIGTGVIRQGVTQYLRRNKHVKKFAYAPQNAGGSGCTIAHLG from the coding sequence ATGAACAACAAGATTTTAGAGCAAATGGAGTTTGTTAAAGTCAAGAATCTATTTGCAGTCTATTTGCAGACGGAACAGGGGGAGCAGGAACTGGCTGCCCTGACACCGATGACCGAAGAGAAAAAAATCAAGCGCGCCTTTGCGGAAATTTTGGACATGGAGGCTGTTTTCACAGAAGCGCATTCTTTTGGGGTCGGTCAGATTCAGGATATTTCGGTCAGTATTCAGCGGCTGCAGGCAGACGCTGATTTAGATCTTACAGAGCTGCTGGGAATTAAACATGTTTTATTAACTGCAGCCGATCTAAAGCGCTTTTACGCTGACTTGGAAAATGTCAGTTTAACGGAACTGCAGCGCTTATTTGAAGATCTGACTGTCTTTCCGCAGCTGCAGGGCAGTCTGCAGGCGGTTAATGATGCCGGTTTTATCGAGGATTTTGCTAGTCCGGACTTGACTAAAATCCGCCGTCAGCTTCGCCAGCGTGAGGCTGAGCTGCGTCAGCTCCTGCAGGATTTGTTAAAAAAACAGGCCGAGTTTTTATCTGAAAAACTGATTGCCAGCCGTAACGGACGCAGCGTTCTGCCGGTCAAAAACACTCACCGGCACCGGATTCCAGGTGTTGTACATGATATTTCAGCATCAGGTGCTACTGTTTACATTGAACCGCGGGGGGCTGTCAATTTACATGAAGAAATCAGCCGCCTGCAGGCAGATGAGCGCTATGAAATTCAGAGAATTCTGCATGATTTATCTCAGCTTTTGCGGCCACACACAGCTTCTCTGCTTCAAAATGCCTGGATAATTGGGCATATTGACCTTGTCCGGTCAAAATATTTTTTCCTGCGTGACTATAAAGGGACAGTGCCGTCTGTATCGAAAGATAAGACAATCCATCTCCTTGCAGCTCGCCATCCTTTGCTGACTGACCCAGTGCCTAATGACTTGCAGTTTGCTGATGACTTAAAGGCGATTTTAATCACTGGGCCGAATACGGGCGGTAAAACGATTATGCTGAAAACGCTCGGTCTGGCTCAGCTTATGGCCCAGGCCGGTCTGCCTATTCTGGCGGCTGCTGGTTCAAAAATTGCTGTTTTCCGCCAGGTTTTTGCCGATATCGGTGATGAGCAGTCTATCGAACAAAGTCTCTCAACCTTTTCCAGTCATATGACACAAATTGTTGCTGTCTTAAATAAAGCCGACCAAGACAGTCTCGTTCTTTTTGATGAGCTTGGAGCAGGTACTGATCCCAAAGAAGGAGCAGGCTTGGCCATGGGGGTTTTGGAATATTTGCGTTCACTTAATATTAAGACTATGGTAACGACGCACTATCCCGAACTCAAGGCTTATGGTATTATGACAGACTTTGTAGCCAACGCCAGCATGGAGTTTGATCAGGACAGCCTCCGCCCTACCTATCGCTTTCTCCAAGGCGTTCCCGGACGATCTAATGCTTTTGAAATTGCCCGCCGTCTGGGCCTGTCCGATACCATCATTAAAAAAGCCGAAGAACTGACGGAGATGGACAGTGATGCCAACTCCATTATTGAAGAGCTGGAAAAACAAACGCTGGAGAGCCGCCGGCGCTTGGAACACATTGCAGAAATTGAAGAGGAAAACAAGAAGTTCAACCGGGCTGTCAAAAAACTCTATAATGAGTTCTCCCATGCGCGCGACCAAGAGCTTCTGAAAGCAAGCAAACAGGCGCAGGAAATTGTCGACCGCGCCTTATCTGAGAGCGATGAAATCCTTAAAAATCTTCGGGAACAATCGGCTTTAAAACCTCATGAAATTATTGCTGCGAAAGGCCGGCTGAAGGAACTGGCACCGGCAGAAGAGCTGTCCAAAAATAAAGTGCTGAAAAAGGTCAAACACAGCAAAGCACCGCATGCTGGTGATGATATTGTCATTACGGCTTACGGCCAGCGAGGAACGCTGACTAAACAGTTAAAAGACGGGAAATGGGAGGCGCAGGTTGGCCTGATTAAGATGACGGTTGGGGAGGATGAGTTTACCTTAGCTAAAAATCAAACCGGCAAGCAGTCTTCTAAAAAGAAGGAACTTAAGGTTGTTAAAAAAACCAATAGGAGCAGCAGTCCCCATGCTCGTTTGGACTTACGCGGCAAACGCTATGAAGAAGCGATGCAGGAATTAGATGCCTTTATTGACCAAGCGCTTCTTAACAATATGACGCAAGTGGATATTATCCACGGTATCGGAACAGGAGTTATCCGCCAAGGGGTGACTCAGTACCTGCGCCGCAATAAGCATGTCAAAAAATTTGCTTATGCTCCGCAAAATGCCGGAGGCAGTGGCTGCACCATAGCCCATTTAGGCTGA
- a CDS encoding phosphatase PAP2 family protein — translation MIAFSMTVFKKTEKNYAAFYNSLTARIRQQPQKIRLLNQINTFLTRLIYLTYPLLLLAVLWQKDYPFLPFVLIPALSFAGVSLLRRIINLPRPYEAWAIDPLISKDTKGQSMPSRHVFSAAIISMSVLRLHTWLGLLYLILSLLLACCRVLGGVHYPKDVIVGYALGLLYGLLLFL, via the coding sequence ATGATTGCATTTAGTATGACAGTATTTAAGAAAACAGAAAAAAATTATGCGGCTTTTTACAATAGCCTCACAGCTAGAATTCGCCAGCAGCCGCAGAAAATCCGCCTTCTGAATCAGATCAATACGTTTCTAACTAGGCTGATTTATCTGACCTATCCCCTGCTTTTATTAGCTGTATTATGGCAGAAAGACTATCCTTTTCTTCCTTTTGTACTGATTCCTGCCCTCAGCTTTGCCGGTGTATCGCTGCTGAGACGCATTATCAATCTGCCGCGGCCTTATGAAGCATGGGCAATTGACCCCTTAATCAGCAAGGACACCAAGGGCCAGTCTATGCCCAGCCGACATGTTTTTTCAGCTGCTATTATCAGTATGTCCGTCCTGAGGCTTCATACTTGGCTTGGTTTGCTTTATCTTATTTTATCCCTTTTGCTGGCTTGCTGCCGCGTTCTGGGAGGCGTTCATTATCCTAAGGATGTTATCGTGGGCTATGCTTTAGGTCTGCTTTACGGTCTGCTTTTATTTCTATAA
- a CDS encoding dihydrodipicolinate reductase — protein MRNTKIRAVQFGCGKMARLICRYLKDHDVEIVGAIDTNPQLVGQDLGEFADLGCQTGVIISDDAEAVFEQCDADIAIITVFSYMPEMFDFYETALRHGVNVISTCEEAIYPWTTSPLETNRLDKLAKANHVTITGSGMQDIYWINMPCLAMAGMNKIKKVSGKVSYNVEDYGPALAEAHGAGYDLDRFNQEIAAAESLPSYMWNAAEAICAKMGWTISRIQQKNVPFILDEDVYSQTLGRTIPAGQAIGMSAVTEIKTQQGIELEVECIGKVYRKEDGDMCDWFISGQPDLEFSVSKPDTVALTCATIVNRIPSVISDPAGFITAEKLPLLSYPSFPLHTYL, from the coding sequence ATGAGAAACACAAAAATCCGTGCCGTCCAGTTTGGCTGCGGTAAAATGGCCAGACTTATCTGCCGCTACTTAAAAGACCACGATGTGGAAATTGTCGGTGCTATTGATACAAACCCTCAGCTTGTCGGTCAAGATTTAGGAGAATTTGCTGACTTAGGCTGTCAGACAGGTGTTATTATTTCTGATGATGCCGAAGCTGTTTTTGAGCAGTGCGACGCTGATATTGCCATTATAACTGTCTTTTCCTATATGCCTGAAATGTTCGATTTCTACGAAACAGCTTTAAGACATGGTGTCAATGTTATTTCCACATGTGAGGAGGCTATCTACCCTTGGACAACCTCTCCTTTGGAAACCAACCGGTTGGATAAGCTGGCTAAAGCCAATCATGTCACAATCACCGGATCCGGTATGCAGGACATTTACTGGATTAACATGCCCTGCTTAGCTATGGCCGGTATGAATAAGATAAAAAAAGTCAGCGGGAAAGTCAGCTACAATGTAGAAGATTACGGCCCAGCTTTAGCAGAAGCCCACGGTGCCGGCTATGATTTGGATCGCTTCAATCAGGAAATCGCTGCCGCTGAAAGTTTGCCTTCTTATATGTGGAATGCTGCTGAAGCGATTTGTGCAAAAATGGGCTGGACAATCAGCAGGATCCAGCAAAAAAATGTCCCTTTTATTCTGGATGAGGATGTCTATTCTCAGACACTGGGACGGACAATTCCAGCCGGACAGGCTATCGGAATGTCTGCGGTTACAGAAATTAAAACACAGCAGGGAATCGAGCTGGAGGTGGAATGCATCGGCAAAGTCTACCGTAAAGAAGACGGCGATATGTGCGATTGGTTTATTTCCGGTCAGCCTGATTTGGAATTTTCAGTTTCTAAACCTGATACGGTTGCCTTAACCTGCGCTACCATTGTCAACCGTATCCCAAGTGTTATTAGTGATCCGGCAGGCTTTATAACCGCTGAAAAATTACCGCTTCTGTCTTACCCAAGCTTTCCTCTGCACACTTATCTGTAA
- a CDS encoding MerR family transcriptional regulator, with amino-acid sequence MKKLLRIGKFSEMNHISIQTIRFYDRIDLLKPFYVDPVTNYRYYHINQSSIVDAIQHLRQLNFSLKEIKLILSQDDPSLLNKLVEKHRQDLKEKELMLNRQQQDLKDFQASLQAYQEHASCQKLEIIPLPKRRILSYTVKDNIYQMTAEEYELQLRGLKHKIQSYRPAFQNFGCIGSIMPQQSFLLGNWYSKEMIVFTQSELGFPFTKVSNLPPSLYAVSYCDSFQEELAALPLFLKAVQEADCRICGDYVCQVIYEHPKLTEAERKMFIRMQVPVQYK; translated from the coding sequence ATGAAAAAACTTTTACGGATTGGAAAATTTTCAGAGATGAATCATATTTCCATTCAGACAATACGTTTTTATGACCGCATTGATTTATTAAAACCTTTCTATGTTGACCCTGTGACCAACTACCGCTATTACCATATTAACCAGTCGTCTATAGTAGATGCTATCCAGCATCTACGGCAGTTAAATTTCTCCTTAAAAGAAATTAAGCTGATTCTTTCACAGGACGACCCTTCGCTTCTTAATAAGCTTGTTGAAAAACACAGACAGGATTTAAAAGAAAAAGAACTTATGCTGAACAGGCAGCAGCAGGACTTGAAAGATTTTCAGGCTTCTTTGCAAGCCTATCAAGAGCATGCTTCCTGTCAGAAATTAGAGATTATTCCGCTCCCCAAGCGGCGAATCCTGTCTTATACTGTAAAAGATAACATTTACCAAATGACCGCAGAAGAGTATGAACTTCAGCTAAGAGGGCTGAAACACAAAATTCAGTCTTACAGGCCTGCTTTCCAAAATTTTGGCTGTATCGGTTCGATTATGCCTCAGCAATCTTTCTTATTAGGAAACTGGTACTCTAAAGAAATGATTGTTTTTACACAGTCTGAGCTGGGTTTCCCTTTTACAAAAGTCAGCAATCTTCCTCCATCGCTTTATGCTGTGAGCTACTGCGATTCTTTTCAGGAAGAACTGGCTGCTTTGCCTCTTTTTTTAAAAGCTGTTCAAGAAGCAGACTGCCGTATTTGCGGTGACTATGTCTGTCAGGTCATCTATGAGCACCCTAAACTGACAGAGGCAGAAAGAAAAATGTTTATCCGCATGCAAGTCCCGGTTCAGTATAAGTAA
- the trxA gene encoding thioredoxin — protein MTQVVTDKTFAAETDQGLVLVDFWATWCGPCRMQAPILEQLSEELDEDELKIVKLDVDENPQTAQQFGIMSIPTLLFKKDGEVVKQVAGVHTKDQLKEIVAELS, from the coding sequence ATGACACAGGTTGTTACAGATAAAACTTTTGCTGCTGAAACAGATCAAGGTCTGGTTTTAGTTGATTTTTGGGCTACTTGGTGCGGCCCCTGCCGGATGCAGGCTCCTATTTTAGAACAGCTTTCCGAAGAGCTGGACGAAGATGAGCTTAAAATTGTTAAGTTGGATGTAGATGAAAATCCTCAAACAGCACAGCAGTTTGGCATCATGTCCATCCCTACTCTGCTTTTTAAAAAAGATGGAGAAGTGGTTAAACAAGTGGCAGGTGTTCATACAAAAGATCAGCTTAAAGAAATTGTAGCTGAGCTGAGTTAA
- the mutY gene encoding A/G-specific adenine glycosylase produces the protein MIDLKAYGIVMWDESKIASFRRTLLNWYDREKRDLPWRRTKNPYKIWISEIMLQQTQVQTVIPYYERFLDCFPTVTDLAAADEEKLLKAWEGLGYYSRVRNMQKAARQIVEEYQGHFPANYEQIAQLKGIGPYTAGAIASIAFDLPEPAVDGNVMRVLSRLFEIDYDIGQPKNRKIFQALMEILIDPNRPGDFNQALMDLGSDIESAKNPRPEESPVRFFSAAYLNGTMDKYPIKRPKKKPQPVQIQAFIIRNETGDYLLEKNKNSRLLEGFWSFPLMETSFIVQPLTLFDDSADSLRETLFQKKVFEEQYQISPSWSDRHFSQLKHVFSHRKWQIELTEGLLAAADIQESETVRWVSAADFVNYPFAAPQQKILDEYLKHDND, from the coding sequence ATGATAGATTTAAAAGCCTATGGGATTGTCATGTGGGATGAAAGCAAGATTGCCTCTTTCCGGCGAACACTCCTCAATTGGTACGACCGAGAGAAGCGGGATCTCCCTTGGCGCCGGACTAAAAATCCTTATAAAATCTGGATTTCAGAAATTATGCTGCAGCAAACCCAAGTTCAGACCGTTATTCCTTATTATGAGAGATTTCTTGACTGTTTCCCGACTGTCACCGACCTGGCAGCCGCCGATGAAGAAAAGCTGCTCAAGGCTTGGGAGGGGTTGGGCTATTACTCCAGAGTCCGCAATATGCAAAAGGCTGCCAGACAGATCGTTGAGGAATACCAGGGACATTTCCCAGCAAACTATGAACAAATAGCCCAGCTCAAAGGCATCGGCCCTTACACTGCCGGTGCTATAGCCAGCATCGCTTTTGATTTGCCGGAACCCGCTGTTGATGGAAATGTTATGCGTGTGCTGTCGCGTTTATTTGAAATTGATTATGATATTGGTCAGCCTAAAAACCGTAAAATTTTTCAGGCTTTAATGGAAATCCTAATTGATCCTAACCGGCCGGGAGACTTTAACCAGGCCTTGATGGATCTAGGGAGCGATATTGAATCGGCCAAAAATCCCAGACCAGAGGAGAGCCCTGTCCGCTTTTTCAGTGCTGCATATTTAAATGGAACAATGGACAAATACCCCATCAAGCGTCCTAAGAAAAAACCGCAGCCGGTACAAATTCAAGCTTTTATTATCCGAAATGAAACAGGCGATTATTTACTGGAAAAAAATAAGAACAGCCGCCTGCTGGAAGGTTTTTGGTCCTTCCCGCTGATGGAAACAAGCTTTATCGTACAGCCATTAACTTTATTTGACGATAGTGCTGACAGTCTGCGGGAAACTCTGTTTCAAAAAAAGGTGTTTGAAGAGCAGTATCAGATCAGTCCCAGCTGGTCTGACAGACACTTCAGCCAGCTTAAACATGTCTTTAGCCATCGGAAATGGCAGATTGAGCTGACAGAAGGTCTGCTGGCAGCGGCTGATATACAGGAGAGTGAAACCGTCCGCTGGGTTTCTGCGGCCGATTTTGTCAATTATCCTTTTGCAGCACCGCAGCAGAAAATTCTGGACGAATACCTGAAACACGACAACGATTAG
- a CDS encoding DNA repair protein — protein MLNKERKNLRKLKKPELLEIMLAQSEEIEALRNQLAVAEKKLADREIILEESGSLAEASLKLTNVFVEAQKAADLYLDNIKAKLGEEDGKADRS, from the coding sequence ATGTTAAATAAAGAGAGAAAAAATTTAAGAAAACTTAAAAAACCTGAACTTTTAGAGATTATGCTGGCGCAGAGTGAAGAAATTGAAGCGCTGAGAAACCAACTGGCTGTCGCTGAAAAAAAACTGGCAGACAGAGAAATTATTCTTGAAGAATCGGGTTCTCTGGCTGAGGCTTCGCTCAAACTGACAAATGTGTTTGTAGAAGCGCAAAAAGCAGCTGATTTATACTTAGACAATATAAAAGCAAAACTAGGAGAAGAAGATGGAAAAGCCGACAGAAGCTAA
- the lepB gene encoding signal peptidase I, which yields MEKPTEAKSQEVPRLPEKAEIEIAYKELSYRKKFLETLRSTAFMLTVVAAVAVLVAVLFLPILRIYGKSMKGTLDSGDLVVSVKSNHFETGDIVAFYYNNNILVKRVIAESGDWVDMDKKGNVYVNQKKIAEPYLKEKAYGETNITFPYQVPDGRIFVMGDNRKVSIDSRNSSVGTVASEQIVGKLIFKIWPLPELGLIQ from the coding sequence ATGGAAAAGCCGACAGAAGCTAAGAGTCAAGAGGTTCCTAGACTGCCTGAAAAAGCTGAAATTGAGATTGCATACAAAGAACTGAGCTACCGCAAGAAATTTTTAGAAACCTTAAGAAGCACCGCCTTTATGCTGACAGTTGTTGCAGCTGTTGCTGTTTTGGTTGCTGTGCTTTTTTTGCCCATTTTGCGGATTTACGGCAAGTCTATGAAAGGGACGCTGGACAGCGGAGATTTAGTTGTTTCAGTTAAGAGCAACCACTTTGAAACAGGTGATATTGTTGCTTTCTACTATAATAATAATATTCTGGTGAAACGGGTTATTGCCGAATCCGGCGATTGGGTTGATATGGATAAGAAAGGCAATGTCTATGTCAATCAGAAAAAAATAGCTGAACCTTATCTGAAAGAAAAGGCTTATGGAGAAACAAATATTACCTTTCCTTATCAGGTTCCTGACGGACGTATTTTTGTTATGGGGGACAACCGCAAAGTTTCTATTGATTCCCGTAACAGTTCAGTAGGGACAGTGGCTTCAGAACAAATTGTTGGAAAACTTATCTTTAAAATCTGGCCGCTGCCTGAACTAGGCCTGATTCAATAA